One genomic segment of Ctenopharyngodon idella isolate HZGC_01 chromosome 7, HZGC01, whole genome shotgun sequence includes these proteins:
- the LOC127516172 gene encoding macrophage mannose receptor 1-like — MIQKTACLLFLLGLVSETLCYFILIQEPKTWTEAQSFCKKFHLDLATVQSDQDRAKIEEIASSTSFRAWMGLYDGLCTWRWSFQDQDVVFTNWGLNEDTTSRTQRMCGMIQHSGTWHTAPCDEKNDFFCYTGNDTGEKFLLIKIRLTWRDALRYCRMYYIDLAIISDLTDNRYIVDLTVKWMNYYGYYAFEGWIGLSKNLWLWSDQSSVSWLSLKWISGEPNNNSGNEKCGFVQETGLIGNEGCLHQLPFFCTKRKKMQLVRVAVKSDGHLNESAVMVAVEEKINQILTEQEMDAGSSLTWTVQPDGKIFQQQENDI, encoded by the exons ATGATCCAAAAAACAGCTTGTCTACTTTTTTTACTAG GACTCGTCTCCGAGACCTTGTGCTACTTCATTCTGATCCAGGAACCAAAGACCTGGACCGAAGCCCAGTCATTCTGTAAGAAGTTTCACCTGGACCTGGCCACGGTTCAGAGCGATCAGGACAGAGCTAAGATAGAGGAGATCGCCAGCTCCACAAGTTTTAGGGCCTGGATGGGACTGTACGATGGCTTATGCACTTGGCGCTGGTCGTTCCAAGATCAGGACGTAGTGTTTACAAACTGGGGGCTCAACGAAGACACGACCTCCAGGACTCAGAGGATGTGTGGCATGATTCAACATAGCGGAACCTGGCATACTGCCCCTTGTGatgaaaaaaatgactttttttgctACACtg GAAATGACACTGGAGAAAAATTTCTTCTCATCAAGATCAGACTGACGTGGCGTGACGCTCTGCGTTACTGTAGGATGTACTACATCGACCTGGCCATCATTAGTGACCTCACTGACAACAGGTACATTGTAGATCTCACTGTTAAATGGATGAATTACTATGGTTACTATGCATTTGAGGGCTGGATCGGCCTGTCCAAGAACCTGTGGCTGTGGTCGGACCAGAGCAGTGTGAGCTGGCTGTCTTTGAAATGGATTTCGGGAGAGCCTAATAACAACAGTGGGAATGAAAAGTGTGGGTTTGTCCAAGAGACTGGATTGATCGGGAATGAAGGATGCTTGCATCAGTTACCTTTCTTCTGCA CTAAAAGGAAGAAAATGCAGCTTGTGCGAGTGGCAGTGAAATCAGACGGACATCTGAATGAATCTGCAGTGATGGTGGCCGTAGAAGAGAAG ATCAATCAGATCCTCACGGAGCAGGAGATGGATGCGGGATCCAGCTTAACATGGACAGTCCAGCCTGATGGGAAGATCTTCCAGCAGCAGGAAAATGACATATGA